The proteins below are encoded in one region of Aequorivita iocasae:
- a CDS encoding aspartate-semialdehyde dehydrogenase, translated as MKLALVGATGMVGEVMLKVLQERNFPIDELLLVASEKSVGKEISFKGKNHKVIGLEEAVAAKPNIAIFSAGGSTSLGWAPKFAEVGTTVIDNSSAWRMEADKKLIVPEINAHLLTKDDKIIANPNCSTIQLVMALAPLHKKYRMKRVVVSTYQSVSGTGLKAVQQMENEMAGVKGEMAYPYPIHKNALPHCDVFEANGYTKEEMKLAREPQKILDDRTFSVTATAVRIPTAGGHSEAVNVQFENDFELGDIRRILHETPGIIVQDNPDTNTYPMPMYAHDKDDVFVGRIRRDETQPNTLNMWIVSDNLRKGAATNAVQIAEYLINNQLL; from the coding sequence ATGAAATTAGCTTTGGTAGGTGCAACCGGAATGGTTGGCGAAGTAATGTTGAAAGTTTTACAGGAACGAAATTTCCCAATAGACGAACTGCTTTTGGTGGCTTCTGAAAAATCTGTTGGAAAGGAAATTTCCTTTAAGGGAAAAAACCATAAAGTAATTGGGTTAGAAGAAGCCGTTGCCGCAAAACCGAACATTGCCATTTTTTCCGCTGGTGGAAGCACTTCACTGGGATGGGCACCAAAATTCGCGGAAGTTGGTACTACAGTAATCGATAATTCTTCAGCATGGAGAATGGAAGCCGATAAGAAACTAATCGTTCCCGAAATTAATGCACATTTGTTGACCAAAGACGATAAAATAATAGCAAACCCCAATTGCTCGACCATACAATTGGTAATGGCTTTGGCACCACTTCACAAGAAATATAGAATGAAGAGGGTTGTGGTTTCCACATACCAATCCGTTTCGGGAACTGGCCTTAAAGCCGTTCAACAAATGGAGAATGAAATGGCTGGAGTGAAAGGTGAAATGGCATATCCGTACCCAATCCACAAAAACGCATTGCCGCATTGTGATGTTTTTGAGGCAAATGGTTATACAAAGGAAGAGATGAAGCTGGCCCGCGAACCCCAAAAAATATTGGATGACCGTACCTTTTCAGTAACCGCAACAGCTGTTCGTATTCCCACTGCAGGAGGCCATAGTGAAGCTGTAAATGTCCAATTTGAAAATGATTTTGAATTAGGCGATATCCGTAGAATTCTGCACGAAACTCCGGGCATAATCGTTCAAGACAACCCAGATACAAACACCTACCCAATGCCAATGTATGCACACGATAAGGATGATGTTTTTGTGGGAAGGATTCGTCGTGATGAAACCCAGCCCAATACATTGAATATGTGGATAGTGAGCGATAATCTTCGTAAAGGCGCCGCTACCAATGCTGTTCAAATAGCGGAATACTTAATTAATAACCAACTGCTTTAG
- a CDS encoding YicC/YloC family endoribonuclease gives MIQSMTGYGKEVVQLPSKTITIEIKSLNSKGLDLNTRVPSAYREKELEIRDLLAKSLQRGKVDFSLYIEVTGEEVTTQLNEGVVKQYIKQLASVVNGDPVELLKMAVRMPDALKTEREEIDEKEYKAILNGIDKALEAINKYRTDEGLVLENDFLERSQTISKLLEEVIALDPERIDGVKERLRKAVADLKEKVDENRFEQELIYYLEKYDITEEKVRLKNHLEYFEESLKSHDSNGKKLGFITQEIGREINTIGSKANYAPMQQVVVRMKDELEKIKEQALNVL, from the coding sequence ATGATCCAATCCATGACGGGCTACGGCAAAGAAGTTGTTCAGTTGCCATCGAAAACCATTACCATCGAAATAAAATCCTTAAACAGCAAAGGGCTCGACCTCAACACGCGCGTGCCTTCGGCTTACCGCGAAAAGGAGCTTGAAATCCGTGATCTGCTTGCAAAATCATTACAACGTGGAAAAGTGGATTTTTCCCTTTATATTGAAGTAACGGGCGAGGAAGTTACCACCCAACTGAATGAAGGCGTTGTAAAGCAATATATAAAGCAATTGGCAAGCGTGGTAAACGGCGACCCCGTGGAACTATTAAAAATGGCGGTTCGTATGCCTGATGCCCTAAAAACAGAGCGTGAGGAAATTGACGAGAAAGAATATAAGGCTATTTTAAACGGAATTGACAAAGCGCTGGAAGCCATAAACAAATACAGAACCGATGAAGGTTTGGTTTTGGAAAACGACTTTTTGGAGCGTTCCCAAACCATTTCAAAATTGTTGGAAGAAGTGATCGCCTTAGATCCCGAAAGAATTGACGGCGTAAAGGAAAGATTGCGCAAGGCGGTTGCAGATTTAAAGGAAAAAGTGGACGAAAACCGCTTTGAGCAGGAATTGATCTATTACCTCGAAAAATACGACATCACCGAAGAAAAGGTTCGACTAAAAAACCATTTGGAATATTTTGAGGAATCCTTAAAATCGCACGATTCCAACGGAAAGAAATTGGGCTTCATTACACAGGAAATTGGCCGTGAAATCAACACCATTGGGAGTAAGGCAAATTATGCGCCTATGCAGCAAGTGGTGGTGCGAATGAAGGATGAGCTTGAAAAAATTAAGGAACAAGCGCTAAACGTTTTATAG
- a CDS encoding NAD(P)H-dependent glycerol-3-phosphate dehydrogenase, with protein MQEKPKFAVFGGGSWATAIVKMLCENLDEVCWYMRSNYALEHIKKHGHNPNYLSSVEFNLKQLKLSNDINETISCADCLIFVIPSAFLQKELEKLTVSLEDKIVFSAIKGIVPETSLIVGDHFNTHYKVPFNNIGVISGPCHAEEVALERLSYLTIASADDEKAKLIANVLSSDYITCTTSDDVLGIEYAAMLKNIYAVAAGIAHGLGYGDNFQSVLMSNAIREMKKYVKKVHKMKRDINDSAYLGDLLVTGYSVFSRNRLFGTMIGKGYTVKSAQLEMSMIAEGYYATKSAYKLNQQKGKKKAKTPIINAVYEVLYENKDPKKTFKKLTEKLD; from the coding sequence ATGCAAGAAAAACCAAAATTTGCGGTCTTTGGTGGTGGAAGCTGGGCGACGGCCATTGTTAAAATGCTCTGCGAAAACTTAGATGAAGTATGTTGGTATATGCGCAGCAATTACGCACTTGAGCACATTAAAAAGCACGGCCACAACCCTAATTATTTAAGTTCTGTAGAATTCAATTTAAAACAGCTTAAATTAAGCAATGATATTAATGAAACGATAAGCTGTGCAGACTGCCTCATATTTGTAATACCTTCCGCTTTTCTTCAAAAGGAACTTGAAAAACTGACAGTTTCTTTGGAAGACAAAATAGTTTTTTCCGCCATTAAGGGAATTGTTCCCGAAACCAGTCTTATAGTGGGCGACCATTTTAATACGCATTATAAAGTTCCTTTCAACAATATTGGAGTCATTTCGGGTCCATGCCATGCGGAAGAAGTTGCGTTGGAAAGGTTGTCATACCTCACTATAGCAAGTGCTGATGATGAAAAGGCGAAGCTTATAGCAAATGTTTTAAGTAGCGACTATATTACTTGCACTACCAGCGACGATGTTTTGGGGATAGAATACGCCGCAATGCTCAAAAATATATATGCTGTGGCCGCTGGAATTGCGCATGGATTAGGCTATGGAGACAACTTTCAAAGTGTTCTGATGAGCAACGCCATTCGTGAGATGAAGAAGTATGTAAAGAAGGTTCACAAAATGAAGCGTGACATTAACGATTCAGCTTATTTGGGAGATTTATTGGTAACGGGTTATTCCGTATTTAGCCGAAATAGACTTTTTGGAACAATGATCGGTAAAGGATACACAGTAAAAAGTGCCCAGCTTGAAATGAGTATGATTGCGGAAGGGTATTATGCAACTAAGAGCGCCTACAAACTGAACCAACAAAAAGGAAAGAAAAAAGCCAAGACGCCAATAATAAATGCAGTGTATGAAGTGCTCTATGAAAATAAAGACCCCAAGAAAACATTTAAAAAGTTAACTGAAAAGTTGGATTAA
- a CDS encoding DoxX protein: MNSTFTKILRIILGLGLLFFGMSKLINFSIMPTHIYTGDAAIFIDSLSSTGYILKVIGIFEIFIGVLLLINKWVSFALLLLAPITVNILLFHLFLDTPGLIVALIITILNVILIYKHWKVYKPLFH; this comes from the coding sequence ATGAATTCAACATTTACTAAAATCTTAAGAATTATTTTAGGCTTGGGATTACTTTTTTTTGGAATGAGCAAATTGATAAATTTTAGTATTATGCCCACCCATATCTATACTGGCGATGCAGCTATCTTTATCGACTCCCTTAGCAGTACGGGCTATATTCTAAAAGTTATTGGAATTTTTGAAATCTTCATAGGCGTGCTTTTGCTTATAAATAAGTGGGTTTCCTTTGCGTTGCTGTTATTGGCGCCTATAACGGTAAATATTTTACTGTTCCATTTGTTTTTGGACACTCCGGGCCTCATTGTGGCTTTGATAATAACCATTCTGAACGTTATATTAATCTATAAACATTGGAAGGTGTATAAACCCTTGTTTCATTGA
- a CDS encoding prolyl oligopeptidase family serine peptidase, whose protein sequence is MKFTIVPAILILAFVGCKEGPKKEVISVTYPQTKKVDTVDTYFGVEVNDPYRWLEDDRSEETAAWVKAENEVTYGYLEKIPFREELKQRLSDLWNYEKVGPPFKEGDYTYFYKNDGLQNQYVLYRYKTGEDPSSAEVFLDPNTFKEDGTISLGETSFSKDGSKLAYSISEGGSDWRKVLVMNTETKELVGDTLKDIKFSGLSWKGEDGFYYSSYDKPKGSELSAKTDQHKVYYHKMGSPQSEDKVIFGATPEEKHRYINASVTEDNNYLVVRASTSTSGNKLFIKDLTKPGAPFVTILGDTDSDTSILENVGSKLYIVTNRNAPNKKVVTVNANSPTPDNWVDFIPETENVLSPSTGGGSIFANYMVDAVSKVLQYDYDGKLIREVKLPGVGSAGGFGTKKEEKELYYSFTNYVTPGSIYKYDIASGDSELFIKPEIDFNPENFESHQVFYTSKDGTKIPMIITHKKGLKMDGKNPTILYGYGGFNISLTPGFSIANAVWMEQGGVYAVPNLRGGGEYGKKWHDAGTQMKKQNVFDDFIAAAEYLIKNNYTSSDYLAVRGGSNGGLLVGATMTQRPDLMKVALPAVGVLDMLRYHTFTAGAGWAYDYGTAEDSKEMFEYLKGYSPLHNVKEGVEYPATLITTGDHDDRVVPAHSFKFAAELQSKQTGNNPVLIRIETDAGHGAGTPVSKTIEQYADIFGFTLFNMGYKELPENINKEIKQ, encoded by the coding sequence ATGAAATTTACAATTGTTCCAGCAATCCTTATACTCGCTTTTGTAGGCTGTAAGGAAGGACCAAAAAAAGAAGTTATTTCCGTGACCTATCCGCAAACAAAAAAAGTTGACACCGTTGACACCTACTTCGGTGTTGAGGTAAATGATCCATACCGATGGTTGGAAGATGACCGCAGTGAAGAAACCGCCGCCTGGGTTAAGGCTGAAAACGAAGTAACCTACGGATATTTAGAAAAAATACCTTTCCGGGAAGAATTGAAACAACGTCTTTCAGATCTTTGGAATTACGAAAAAGTGGGCCCTCCATTTAAGGAAGGCGATTATACCTATTTCTACAAAAACGATGGTTTACAAAACCAATATGTTTTATATCGCTATAAAACAGGGGAAGACCCAAGTTCTGCCGAGGTATTTTTGGACCCCAATACTTTTAAGGAAGACGGGACCATTTCTTTGGGTGAAACAAGTTTTAGTAAAGACGGAAGTAAGTTGGCCTACAGTATTTCTGAAGGCGGAAGCGATTGGAGAAAAGTTCTTGTAATGAACACCGAAACCAAGGAATTGGTTGGGGATACCTTAAAAGATATCAAGTTTAGCGGTCTTTCATGGAAGGGTGAGGATGGTTTTTACTATTCCAGTTACGATAAGCCTAAAGGCAGCGAGCTTTCGGCAAAAACCGATCAGCACAAAGTGTATTACCATAAAATGGGGAGCCCCCAAAGTGAAGATAAGGTAATTTTTGGCGCTACCCCAGAGGAAAAGCATCGTTATATAAATGCAAGTGTTACAGAAGACAATAATTATTTGGTGGTAAGAGCAAGTACCTCAACTTCTGGTAATAAACTTTTTATAAAGGACTTGACAAAACCTGGAGCACCCTTTGTAACTATTTTGGGCGATACGGATTCTGATACATCTATTTTAGAAAATGTAGGTTCAAAACTATATATTGTTACAAACAGAAATGCACCAAACAAAAAAGTTGTTACTGTTAATGCAAATAGCCCAACTCCTGATAATTGGGTAGACTTTATCCCAGAAACTGAAAACGTACTTTCGCCCAGTACAGGTGGTGGTTCTATTTTTGCCAATTATATGGTTGATGCAGTTTCCAAGGTATTGCAGTATGATTATGATGGAAAATTGATTCGTGAAGTAAAACTTCCGGGCGTTGGTTCGGCAGGTGGTTTTGGAACCAAAAAAGAGGAGAAGGAACTGTACTATTCTTTCACGAATTATGTTACGCCAGGTAGTATCTATAAATACGACATTGCAAGTGGTGATTCTGAATTATTTATAAAACCCGAAATAGATTTCAATCCAGAAAATTTTGAAAGCCACCAAGTTTTTTACACCTCAAAGGATGGTACCAAAATACCAATGATAATCACCCATAAAAAAGGGTTGAAAATGGACGGAAAAAATCCAACAATTCTTTATGGTTATGGAGGGTTTAATATCAGCTTAACACCAGGTTTTAGTATTGCCAATGCTGTATGGATGGAGCAAGGAGGAGTTTATGCAGTACCCAATCTTCGCGGGGGTGGCGAATATGGTAAAAAATGGCACGACGCGGGTACACAGATGAAAAAACAAAATGTATTTGATGATTTTATAGCAGCTGCTGAATACTTAATTAAAAACAACTACACTTCCAGCGACTATCTCGCGGTTCGTGGAGGTTCAAACGGTGGATTACTCGTGGGAGCAACCATGACCCAAAGACCAGACTTGATGAAAGTGGCCCTTCCTGCTGTAGGCGTTTTAGATATGCTGCGCTACCATACATTCACTGCAGGAGCAGGTTGGGCTTATGACTACGGTACGGCCGAAGACAGTAAGGAAATGTTTGAATATTTAAAAGGCTATTCGCCATTGCACAATGTAAAGGAAGGCGTGGAATATCCAGCAACTTTAATCACTACCGGGGATCATGATGACAGGGTTGTACCAGCGCATAGTTTTAAATTTGCTGCAGAGCTCCAGTCTAAACAAACAGGAAACAATCCTGTTTTAATTAGAATTGAAACCGATGCCGGTCATGGAGCGGGAACGCCAGTGAGCAAAACCATTGAGCAATATGCAGATATTTTTGGATTTACTCTTTTCAATATGGGTTATAAAGAATTGCCAGAAAATATCAATAAAGAAATAAAACAATAA
- a CDS encoding acyl-CoA thioesterase, giving the protein MYTKQFEIRWSDVDANRHLRNSAYIDYMSHTRMSFMLENGMDQKHLAEYNLGPVAFYEHMYYFREFFPGQPVTVSLQLKGLSEDGMYFEFLHNFYDEKGKNYARCEMMGAWIDLTERKLVGLPKKFYQIFNALEKTDDFRILTKENTRKYSQRPHDL; this is encoded by the coding sequence ATGTACACAAAACAATTTGAAATACGCTGGAGCGATGTGGATGCCAACCGCCACCTGCGCAACAGTGCCTATATAGATTATATGAGCCACACCCGAATGAGTTTTATGCTAGAGAATGGTATGGACCAAAAGCATTTGGCTGAATACAATTTGGGTCCGGTAGCATTTTACGAGCACATGTATTATTTCCGAGAGTTTTTTCCCGGCCAGCCCGTTACGGTTTCATTGCAATTGAAAGGTCTTTCGGAAGACGGAATGTATTTTGAATTCCTTCACAATTTTTATGATGAAAAGGGTAAAAACTATGCCCGTTGCGAAATGATGGGGGCGTGGATTGATCTAACGGAAAGAAAACTGGTAGGCCTTCCGAAGAAATTTTACCAAATATTCAATGCGCTGGAAAAGACGGACGATTTCAGAATTCTCACCAAAGAAAACACCCGAAAGTACAGCCAGCGGCCGCATGACCTTTAA
- the mscL gene encoding large conductance mechanosensitive channel protein MscL: MLKEFRDFIMTGNVVDLAVAVLLAAAVGTVVSSFTNDVMMPIVGNFTGGVDFADLKVVLSEAVVAPDGEITKPENAIMYGKWINSIINLIIVGFVLFLIVKAYGKVRKKKEEAPAPDPGPSEKDLLMQIRDELRKK; encoded by the coding sequence ATGTTAAAAGAATTTAGGGATTTTATTATGACCGGCAATGTGGTAGACCTTGCCGTAGCTGTTCTACTTGCCGCTGCAGTAGGCACTGTTGTTTCAAGTTTCACCAATGATGTGATGATGCCCATAGTAGGTAATTTTACCGGAGGTGTTGACTTCGCCGATTTAAAAGTAGTGCTTTCAGAAGCTGTGGTTGCTCCAGACGGAGAGATTACCAAGCCGGAGAATGCCATTATGTACGGAAAATGGATAAACTCTATCATCAATTTAATTATTGTTGGTTTTGTATTGTTCTTGATAGTGAAGGCATACGGAAAAGTGCGCAAGAAAAAAGAAGAAGCCCCTGCGCCAGATCCGGGACCATCAGAAAAGGATTTACTGATGCAGATTCGCGACGAACTCAGAAAAAAATAA
- a CDS encoding YheT family hydrolase, which translates to MPLVKTNYKPNFPFKNAHFATIYSAKLRPSPKLMQQRERLQLPDGDFMDIDWSFSEKSSQKVAILLHGLEGNAQRTYMKGQAKILNQNGWDVAAVNFRGCSGQANLSYQSYNAGKTDDLEAVINFILKKNKYSEICLIGFSLGGNLLLKYLGERKSFPKEIKKAVAISTPLSLKGSLESLNQFYNWVYRNSFLIDLRKKYKTKMKDFPEKMTVSYYKKITSLLEFDNVYTAPAHGFKDAFDYYEKNSSLQFLPNIQIPVLVLNAENDSFLSSECYPTELASKMKNLFLETPKYGGHVGFHQTNKLYYSETRSLEFLNNTSL; encoded by the coding sequence ATGCCGCTCGTAAAAACCAATTATAAACCAAATTTTCCTTTTAAAAACGCACACTTCGCTACTATTTATTCCGCGAAACTCCGTCCGTCGCCAAAATTGATGCAACAGCGTGAACGCCTGCAATTGCCCGATGGCGATTTTATGGATATCGACTGGTCGTTTTCGGAAAAATCTTCACAAAAAGTTGCAATCCTGCTCCACGGTCTGGAAGGTAATGCCCAACGAACGTATATGAAAGGACAGGCAAAAATCCTGAACCAAAACGGTTGGGACGTAGCGGCCGTAAATTTTCGCGGTTGCAGTGGGCAGGCCAATCTTTCGTATCAATCGTACAATGCAGGGAAAACGGACGATTTGGAAGCTGTTATAAATTTTATTCTGAAAAAAAATAAATATTCCGAAATCTGTTTAATAGGTTTCAGTTTGGGCGGGAATTTACTTTTGAAATATTTGGGCGAGCGCAAATCATTTCCGAAGGAAATAAAAAAAGCCGTCGCTATTTCCACACCGCTGAGTTTGAAAGGTTCTTTGGAATCTTTGAACCAATTCTACAATTGGGTGTATAGAAATTCCTTTTTGATAGATCTTCGGAAAAAATATAAAACCAAAATGAAGGATTTTCCCGAAAAAATGACGGTTTCATATTATAAAAAAATCACTTCGCTTTTGGAATTTGACAACGTTTACACCGCGCCGGCCCACGGTTTTAAGGATGCGTTTGATTATTACGAAAAGAACAGCAGCCTGCAGTTTCTCCCGAATATTCAGATTCCCGTCCTAGTTTTAAACGCCGAAAACGATAGCTTTCTATCTTCGGAATGTTACCCAACGGAATTGGCTTCAAAAATGAAAAACCTTTTTCTCGAAACGCCAAAATACGGCGGGCACGTAGGTTTTCACCAAACCAATAAACTGTATTACAGTGAAACTAGAAGTTTGGAGTTTTTAAACAACACTTCGTTATAA
- the gmk gene encoding guanylate kinase: MEGGKLIVFSAPSGSGKTTIVQHLLKQEDLNLEFSVSCTSREPRGDEKHGENYYFISLKDFKQHIKNGDFLEWEEVYRDNFYGTLKSEVERIWSHGKNVIFDIDVVGGLRIKKKYPEKTLAVFVKPPSIDELKIRLKKRKTESDERINMRIAKASVELATAPQFDKIIKNHDLDTALKEAHDLVEDFIKK, from the coding sequence ATGGAAGGAGGAAAATTGATTGTTTTTTCGGCTCCTTCCGGCAGTGGAAAAACCACCATCGTACAACATTTGTTGAAACAGGAGGACCTCAACTTGGAATTTTCGGTTTCGTGCACAAGTCGCGAGCCCCGTGGCGATGAAAAGCACGGCGAGAATTATTATTTCATCTCATTGAAAGATTTTAAGCAGCACATTAAAAATGGTGATTTTTTAGAGTGGGAAGAAGTGTACCGCGACAATTTTTACGGGACGCTGAAAAGTGAAGTGGAACGCATTTGGAGCCACGGGAAAAACGTGATTTTTGACATCGATGTTGTTGGCGGACTCCGGATTAAAAAGAAATATCCCGAAAAAACACTAGCAGTTTTCGTAAAACCACCCAGCATCGACGAGCTGAAAATCCGGCTTAAAAAACGCAAGACCGAAAGTGATGAACGCATCAATATGCGTATTGCAAAGGCTTCGGTGGAATTGGCTACTGCGCCGCAATTCGACAAAATCATTAAAAACCACGATTTGGATACCGCTTTAAAGGAAGCGCACGATTTGGTAGAAGATTTCATCAAAAAATAA
- a CDS encoding thymidine kinase, with protein sequence MFLENTVNQKEQFGWIEVICGSMFSGKTEELIRRLKRAQFARQKVEIFTPSLDTRYAEDAVTSHDSNQIRSTPVPAAANIPILADNCDVVGIDEAQFFDDEIVKVCNDLANRGVRVIVAGLDMDYKGNPFGPMPALMATAEYVTKVHAICTRTGNLANYSYRKAKSEALVLLGETEEYEPLSRAAFFKAQLRDKVVKLEVKDAEEIREDKSSEKTGKQA encoded by the coding sequence ATGTTTCTTGAAAATACCGTAAATCAGAAAGAACAATTTGGCTGGATTGAGGTAATCTGTGGTTCTATGTTTTCAGGAAAGACCGAAGAACTTATCAGAAGGTTGAAACGTGCCCAATTTGCCCGTCAAAAGGTTGAGATTTTTACCCCTTCCTTAGACACAAGATATGCTGAAGATGCAGTAACCAGCCATGACAGTAACCAAATTCGTTCCACCCCCGTGCCAGCTGCGGCAAACATCCCAATTTTGGCTGATAACTGTGATGTGGTGGGCATAGACGAAGCCCAATTTTTTGATGATGAAATAGTAAAAGTTTGCAACGACCTTGCCAATCGTGGCGTTCGTGTTATTGTTGCTGGTTTGGATATGGATTACAAAGGCAACCCATTTGGTCCCATGCCCGCTTTAATGGCTACTGCCGAATACGTTACCAAAGTACACGCCATTTGCACCCGTACTGGGAATCTTGCCAATTACAGCTACCGAAAAGCGAAAAGTGAAGCCCTCGTTTTACTCGGTGAAACAGAAGAATATGAGCCGTTAAGCCGCGCTGCATTTTTTAAGGCACAGTTACGGGACAAAGTAGTGAAACTGGAAGTGAAAGATGCCGAAGAAATAAGAGAAGACAAATCTTCTGAAAAAACCGGAAAACAAGCCTAG
- the alr gene encoding alanine racemase, which translates to MPKATETLLEIDLNALDNNYKYLTSKLKPDTKVLAVVKAFAYGSDSVVIAKELVDLGVDYFAVAYANEGETLRNAHIETPILVLHPLPVNFEQIVNRCLEPSIYSRKTLEEFITFAEEKKQKNYPIHLKFNTGLNRLGFVESDLAFIAKALSKTESVRVKSAFSHLAASEDLKLKDFTAGQIEAFRKISEELISKIGYKPLLHCANTSGIINYPEAHFDMVRTGIGLYGFGNDKEENKHLKPVGTLKTVISQIHTVQKNESVGYNRGFIAKKTTMSATLPIGHADGIPRSYGKGKGWVTINGKKAPILGNVCMDMIMVDVTDIDCEEGDEVIVFGPTATADELSAAINSISYELITAVSQRVKRVVCRN; encoded by the coding sequence ATGCCCAAAGCCACCGAAACTCTATTGGAGATAGACCTCAACGCGCTCGACAATAATTACAAATATCTTACCTCAAAATTAAAGCCCGACACTAAAGTTTTGGCAGTTGTGAAAGCCTTTGCCTACGGAAGCGATTCGGTGGTTATTGCAAAGGAATTAGTTGATTTGGGCGTGGATTATTTCGCAGTTGCGTATGCCAATGAGGGCGAAACGCTAAGAAATGCACATATTGAAACGCCAATCTTAGTGCTCCATCCGTTACCCGTTAATTTTGAGCAGATTGTAAACCGATGTTTAGAGCCCAGCATCTACTCTCGCAAAACTCTTGAAGAATTTATCACGTTCGCGGAAGAAAAAAAACAAAAAAATTATCCAATCCATTTAAAATTCAACACCGGCTTGAACCGTTTGGGTTTCGTTGAAAGTGATCTAGCTTTTATTGCAAAAGCCCTTTCAAAAACCGAAAGCGTAAGGGTGAAATCAGCTTTTTCGCACCTTGCCGCGAGCGAGGATTTAAAGTTGAAAGATTTCACTGCCGGGCAGATTGAAGCATTTCGAAAAATTTCAGAAGAATTAATTTCCAAAATCGGTTATAAACCATTGCTTCACTGTGCAAATACTTCAGGAATCATAAATTATCCCGAAGCACATTTTGATATGGTGCGAACGGGAATAGGTCTTTACGGTTTTGGAAATGATAAAGAGGAGAACAAACATTTAAAGCCTGTTGGCACTTTAAAAACGGTCATTTCACAAATTCATACGGTACAAAAAAATGAAAGCGTGGGCTACAACCGAGGTTTTATTGCCAAAAAAACTACAATGTCGGCAACACTTCCCATTGGGCACGCAGACGGAATTCCACGTTCCTATGGGAAAGGCAAAGGCTGGGTGACCATAAATGGAAAAAAAGCGCCCATTCTTGGTAATGTGTGTATGGATATGATTATGGTAGATGTGACCGATATTGATTGCGAAGAAGGGGACGAGGTAATTGTTTTTGGGCCTACGGCAACAGCTGATGAATTATCGGCTGCGATAAACTCTATTTCTTATGAATTGATAACCGCTGTTTCACAAAGGGTAAAACGGGTTGTTTGTAGGAATTAA
- the nadD gene encoding nicotinate (nicotinamide) nucleotide adenylyltransferase → MKTSKKIGLYFGTFNPIHVGHLIIANHMVEFSDLDEVWFVVTPHNPHKKKKTLLEDHHRLAMVRIAVEEYPKLQASNAEFDLPQPNYTVNTLAHLEEKYPEKSFCLIMGEDNLKSLHKWKNYEVILERYSIYVYPRISEGTGETQFDNHQKIKKVDAPIIELSSTFIRKGIKSGKNIQPMLSAEVWKYLDEMNFYK, encoded by the coding sequence TTGAAGACTTCAAAAAAAATAGGGCTCTATTTTGGCACCTTTAACCCCATTCACGTGGGTCATTTGATTATTGCGAACCACATGGTGGAGTTCAGCGATTTGGATGAAGTTTGGTTCGTGGTTACGCCACACAATCCACATAAAAAGAAAAAAACGCTTTTGGAAGACCACCACCGTTTGGCAATGGTGCGGATTGCCGTGGAAGAATATCCAAAATTGCAAGCAAGCAATGCTGAGTTCGATCTTCCGCAGCCCAATTATACGGTGAATACTTTGGCGCATTTGGAAGAAAAATATCCTGAAAAGAGTTTCTGTTTGATTATGGGTGAGGACAATTTAAAAAGTCTTCACAAGTGGAAAAACTACGAAGTAATTTTAGAACGCTATTCCATCTACGTTTATCCGAGAATTTCCGAAGGAACTGGTGAAACGCAATTTGACAATCACCAAAAGATAAAGAAAGTTGATGCGCCTATTATTGAGCTTTCTTCCACTTTTATCAGAAAAGGAATAAAATCTGGAAAAAATATTCAGCCTATGCTTTCGGCTGAGGTTTGGAAGTATTTGGATGAGATGAATTTTTATAAATAA